A genome region from Drosophila simulans strain w501 chromosome 2R, Prin_Dsim_3.1, whole genome shotgun sequence includes the following:
- the LOC6733808 gene encoding activating signal cointegrator 1 complex subunit 1 gives MSREVLTPPVQKMSQMRRYRVNVVHDDFGGDKWNGQNKQAKLEYKTYEEQNLYGDDDDYEDDAALKSITESANGDFSLSIHVSKSFYGGLIGMKGSTKRRIEEETRTEIFVPRPNDRSNEVTIKAKQRSQICAALRQIQHLVTSLRKKMKPTHFLAVALNSGEVKERFMELKKCILEAELPGIDAELFIPECCIHLTLGVYVLLDDNERQEALKNLESCRRLLDGLKTPFEIKVKGLEIMNDDPSSTRILYARIESPDLQKFADQCLAHFQTTGLCAADNNERESIKLHMTVMNNRYRNEANKCGNSFDAREILKRFGDFDFGVAQSQAVHLCVLKSRTEDDFYKISGSLEF, from the exons ATGAGTCGCGAAGTGTTAACGCCTCCTGTCCAAAAGATGAGCCAGATGCGGCGCTATAGAGTCAACGTTGTTCACGACGACTTCGGTGGCGACAAGTGGAATggtcaaaacaaacaagctaAACTAGAATACAAAACCTACGAAGAGCAGA ATCTttatggtgatgatgatgattacgAGGACGATGCGGCCTTGAAATCTATTACGGAGTCAGCAAATGGCGATTTTAGTCTTTCCATTCATGTGTCCAA ATCATTTTACGGTGGACTAATTGGCATGAAAGGATCTACGAAGCGCCGCATAGAGGAAGAGACCCGTACAGAGATCTTTGTTCCGCGTCCGAACGATAGGTCAAACGAAGTGACTATCAAGGCCAAGCAACGCAGTCAAATATGCGCTGCACTGCGACAAATCCAGCATCTTGTAACCTCTTTacggaaaaaaatgaaaccgaCACactttttggccgtggcttTGAACTCTGGGGAAGTCAAGGAGCGTTTTATGGAACTAAAG AAATGCATTTTGGAGGCCGAGTTGCCAGGCATCGATGCGGAGCTTTTCATTCCGGAGTGCTGCATCCATCTTACCTTAGGCGTCTATGTGCTGCTAGATGACAATGAACGCCAAGAAGCCCTCAAGAATTTGGAATCATGTCGTCGTTTACTGGATGGCCTAAAAACACCTTTCGAAATTAAAGTTAAGGGCCTGGAGATAATGAACGACGATCCAAGCTCCACTCGCATTCTGTATGCCCGCATTGAGTCTCCGGATCTGCAAAAGTTTGCGGATCAGTGTCTGGCCCACTTTCAGACTACAGGACTGTGTGCTGCAGATAATAATGAACGTGAATCCATTAAACTGCACATGACCGTGATGAACAACCGCTACCGCAATGAGGCAAATAAGTGTGGCAACAGCTTTGACGCCCGCGAGATCCTCAAGCGCTTTGGAGACTTCGATTTTGGAGTAGCCCAGTCGCAGGCTGTGCATCTGTGCGTATTAAAATCGCGCACCGAGGATGACTTCTATAAGATAAGCGGTAGTCTCGAATTCTAA
- the LOC6733809 gene encoding lysophospholipid acyltransferase 1 isoform X1: protein MLEPPKFIENDCYNGSRTFTWLADMVGLSVDLVNFLICQISALFLASLFRSTLHPSKVSSKLRHTFALSIGLAFGYFCFGQQAIHIAGLPAICYIVIRTQDPRIVQRAVLLVAMCYLLCVHLMRQLYDYGSYALDITGPLMIITQKVTSLAFSIHDGFVRGDEELTKAQQYHAIRKMPSALEYFSYVWHFQSILAGPLVFYKDYIEFVEGYNLLSTPPGNGNLDNSKREVVLEPSPTKAVIRKVVGSLVCAFIFMKFVKIYPVKDMKEDDFMNNTSMIYKYWYAMMATTCIRFKYYHAWLLADAICNNSGLGFTGYDKDGNSKWDLISNINVLSFEFSTNMRDAINNWNCGTNRWLRTLVYERVPKQYGTLLTFALSAVWHGFYPGYYLTFATGAVVVTAARTGRRLFRHRFQSTQVTRMFYDILTCLITRVVLGYATFPFVLLEFMGSIKLYLRFYLCLHIISLVTIFILPKFIRGERRLRTSNGNGNVRLSGSGNTKDAVTTSLESTAALTAGNDLNEDKEEDKHAQCKVHTPTHQQPAAGPHKTSVEQPTEQPNNVNLRSRPQQQQPHLEKKAMPTCARDAVSVPHDQCEMDQLSSKLKEKIEAETKNIEEFIDKTVTETVSGIVEFKNDLMRDIEFPKLKLPGSNGAISSDSSNGGGLRKRNISSVHDNGTDPGHATADLHPPLEENGAAFLKKEIEVINAVVQQAVPAVLSNGHAK from the exons ATGCTAGAACCGCCGAAATTCATCGAGAATGATTGCTATAACGGCAGCCGGACCTTCACTTGGCTGGCGGATATGGTGGGCCTCTCCGTGGACTTG GTAAACTTTTTGATTTGCCAAATATCTGCTCTCTTCCTGGCCTCGCTATTCCGGTCGACGCTGCATCCTTCGAAGGTTTCCAGCAAATTGCGCCACACATTCGCCCTATCGATTGGCCTGGCCTTCGGCTACTTTTGCTTTGGTCAGCAGGCAATCCACATTGCCGGATTGCCGGCAATATGTTACATCGTCATCCGCACGCAAGATCCACGCATTGTCCAAAG AGCCGTCCTGCTGGTAGCCATGTGTTATCTGCTGTGCGTACACTTGATGCGCCAGCTTTACGACTACGGATCCTATGCCCTGGACATAACCGGGCCCCTGATGATCATCACTCAGAAGGTAACCAGCCTGGCGTTCAGCATTCACGATGGCTTTGTGCGGGGCGATGAG GAACTCACCAAGGCGCAGCAGTACCATGCCATCCGCAAAATGCCCTCTGCTTTGGAGTACTTCTCCTACGTGTGGCACTTCCAAAGCATCCTAGCCGGTCCTCTCGTTTTCTACAAGGATTACATCGAATTCGTTGAAGGCTACAATTTGCTGAGCACTCCACCAGGCAAT ggAAATCTCGACAACAGTAAGAGAGAAGTAGTGCTGGAACCTTCGCCTACTAAAGCGGTAATACGTAAAGTAGTTGGTAGTCTTGTGTGCGCTTTCATCTTCATGAAGTTCGTGAAAATATATCCCGTGAAAGACATGAAGGAGGATGACTTTATGAACAATACCAGCATGATCTACAAGTACTGGTACGCCATGATGGCTACCACCTGCATACGCTTTAAGTATTATCACGCCTGGCTCCTAGCGGATGCCATATGCAACAACTCAGGTCTAGGTTTCACCGGCTACGATAAGGATGGCAATTCCAAGTGGGACCTGATATCTAACATCAATGTGCTGTCGTTCGAG TTTTCAACGAACATGCGCGATGCCATCAACAACTGGAACTGCGGCACCAACCGCTGGCTGCGAACGCTTGTCTATGAACGGGTGCCCAAGCAGTACGGCACGCTCCTTACCTTCGCCCTCAGCGCCGTCTGGCACGGCTTCTATCCGGGCTACTACCTGACCTTCGCCACCGGCGCTGTCGTTGTGACGGCTGCGCGCACCGGCCGGCGACTCTTCCGTCATCGCTTCCAGAGCACGCAGGTCACGCGAATGTTCTACGACATCCTCACCTGCCTCATCACACGAGTCGTACTGGGCTACGCCACATTCCCATTCGTTCTGCTTGAATTTATG GGCAGCATCAAATTGTACCTGAGATTTTATTTGTGCCTTCACATCATTTCACTAGTgaccatatttattttacccaAGTTTATACGCGGCGAACGCCGGCTTCGGACGTCGAATGGCAACGGAAACGTGCGCTTGTCGGGCAGCGGCAATACCAAGGATGCTGTGACCACTAGTTTGGAGTCTACAGCAGCCTTAACCGCTGGCAATGATCTCAACGAGGATAAAGAGGAGGATAAACACGCTCAATGTAAAGTCCACACGCCCACACACCAGCAGCCAGCTGCTGGCCCACACAAAACAAGCGTAGAACAACCAACCGAGCAACCAAACAATGTAAATCTTCGATCAcgcccacagcagcagcagccacatctcGAAAAGAAGGCAATGCCCACATGCGCCCGGGACGCCGTTAGTGTTCCCCATGACCAATGCGAGATGGATCAGTTGTCCAGCAAGCTTAAGGAAAAGATCGAGGCGGAGACCAAAAACATAGAGGAGTTTATTGATAAGACTGTTACCGAAACCGTGAGCGGCATTGTAGAGTTCAAGAACGACCTGATGCGGGACATCGAGTTCCCCAAGCTAAAGCTACCCGGCAGCAACGGCGCAATTTCTTCGGACTCTTCAAATGGCGGTGGGCTGCGAAAGCGCAACATATCCTCTGTCCATGACAATGGCACAGATCCTGGCCATGCTACCGCTGACCTCCATCCTCCTCTCGAGGAGAACGGCGCCGCCTTTCTAAAGAAGGAGATCGAGGTAATCAACGCGGTGGTGCAACAAGCAGTGCCGGCAGTGCTTAGCAACGGTCATGCAAAATAG
- the LOC6733809 gene encoding lysophospholipid acyltransferase 1 isoform X2, translated as MLEPPKFIENDCYNGSRTFTWLADMVGLSVDLVNFLICQISALFLASLFRSTLHPSKVSSKLRHTFALSIGLAFGYFCFGQQAIHIAGLPAICYIVIRTQDPRIVQRAVLLVAMCYLLCVHLMRQLYDYGSYALDITGPLMIITQKVTSLAFSIHDGFVRGDEELTKAQQYHAIRKMPSALEYFSYVWHFQSILAGPLVFYKDYIEFVEGYNLLSTPPGNGNLDNSKREVVLEPSPTKAVIRKVVGSLVCAFIFMKFVKIYPVKDMKEDDFMNNTSMIYKYWYAMMATTCIRFKYYHAWLLADAICNNSGLGFTGYDKDGNSKWDLISNINVLSFEFSTNMRDAINNWNCGTNRWLRTLVYERVPKQYGTLLTFALSAVWHGFYPGYYLTFATGAVVVTAARTGRRLFRHRFQSTQVTRMFYDILTCLITRVVLGYATFPFVLLEFMGSIKLYLRFYLCLHIISLVTIFILPKFIRGERRLRTSNGNGNVRLSGSGNTKDAVTTSLESTAALTAGNDLNEDKEEDKHAQSAAATSRKEGNAHMRPGRR; from the exons ATGCTAGAACCGCCGAAATTCATCGAGAATGATTGCTATAACGGCAGCCGGACCTTCACTTGGCTGGCGGATATGGTGGGCCTCTCCGTGGACTTG GTAAACTTTTTGATTTGCCAAATATCTGCTCTCTTCCTGGCCTCGCTATTCCGGTCGACGCTGCATCCTTCGAAGGTTTCCAGCAAATTGCGCCACACATTCGCCCTATCGATTGGCCTGGCCTTCGGCTACTTTTGCTTTGGTCAGCAGGCAATCCACATTGCCGGATTGCCGGCAATATGTTACATCGTCATCCGCACGCAAGATCCACGCATTGTCCAAAG AGCCGTCCTGCTGGTAGCCATGTGTTATCTGCTGTGCGTACACTTGATGCGCCAGCTTTACGACTACGGATCCTATGCCCTGGACATAACCGGGCCCCTGATGATCATCACTCAGAAGGTAACCAGCCTGGCGTTCAGCATTCACGATGGCTTTGTGCGGGGCGATGAG GAACTCACCAAGGCGCAGCAGTACCATGCCATCCGCAAAATGCCCTCTGCTTTGGAGTACTTCTCCTACGTGTGGCACTTCCAAAGCATCCTAGCCGGTCCTCTCGTTTTCTACAAGGATTACATCGAATTCGTTGAAGGCTACAATTTGCTGAGCACTCCACCAGGCAAT ggAAATCTCGACAACAGTAAGAGAGAAGTAGTGCTGGAACCTTCGCCTACTAAAGCGGTAATACGTAAAGTAGTTGGTAGTCTTGTGTGCGCTTTCATCTTCATGAAGTTCGTGAAAATATATCCCGTGAAAGACATGAAGGAGGATGACTTTATGAACAATACCAGCATGATCTACAAGTACTGGTACGCCATGATGGCTACCACCTGCATACGCTTTAAGTATTATCACGCCTGGCTCCTAGCGGATGCCATATGCAACAACTCAGGTCTAGGTTTCACCGGCTACGATAAGGATGGCAATTCCAAGTGGGACCTGATATCTAACATCAATGTGCTGTCGTTCGAG TTTTCAACGAACATGCGCGATGCCATCAACAACTGGAACTGCGGCACCAACCGCTGGCTGCGAACGCTTGTCTATGAACGGGTGCCCAAGCAGTACGGCACGCTCCTTACCTTCGCCCTCAGCGCCGTCTGGCACGGCTTCTATCCGGGCTACTACCTGACCTTCGCCACCGGCGCTGTCGTTGTGACGGCTGCGCGCACCGGCCGGCGACTCTTCCGTCATCGCTTCCAGAGCACGCAGGTCACGCGAATGTTCTACGACATCCTCACCTGCCTCATCACACGAGTCGTACTGGGCTACGCCACATTCCCATTCGTTCTGCTTGAATTTATG GGCAGCATCAAATTGTACCTGAGATTTTATTTGTGCCTTCACATCATTTCACTAGTgaccatatttattttacccaAGTTTATACGCGGCGAACGCCGGCTTCGGACGTCGAATGGCAACGGAAACGTGCGCTTGTCGGGCAGCGGCAATACCAAGGATGCTGTGACCACTAGTTTGGAGTCTACAGCAGCCTTAACCGCTGGCAATGATCTCAACGAGGATAAAGAGGAGGATAAACACGCTCAAT cagcagcagccacatctcGAAAAGAAGGCAATGCCCACATGCGCCCGGGACGCCGTTAG
- the LOC6733809 gene encoding lysophospholipid acyltransferase 1 isoform X3: protein MLEPPKFIENDCYNGSRTFTWLADMVGLSVDLVNFLICQISALFLASLFRSTLHPSKVSSKLRHTFALSIGLAFGYFCFGQQAIHIAGLPAICYIVIRTQDPRIVQRAVLLVAMCYLLCVHLMRQLYDYGSYALDITGPLMIITQKVTSLAFSIHDGFVRGDEELTKAQQYHAIRKMPSALEYFSYVWHFQSILAGPLVFYKDYIEFVEGYNLLSTPPGNGNLDNSKREVVLEPSPTKAVIRKVVGSLVCAFIFMKFVKIYPVKDMKEDDFMNNTSMIYKYWYAMMATTCIRFKYYHAWLLADAICNNSGLGFTGYDKDGNSKWDLISNINVLSFEFSTNMRDAINNWNCGTNRWLRTLVYERVPKQYGTLLTFALSAVWHGFYPGYYLTFATGAVVVTAARTGRRLFRHRFQSTQVTRMFYDILTCLITRVVLGYATFPFVLLEFMDISSIS, encoded by the exons ATGCTAGAACCGCCGAAATTCATCGAGAATGATTGCTATAACGGCAGCCGGACCTTCACTTGGCTGGCGGATATGGTGGGCCTCTCCGTGGACTTG GTAAACTTTTTGATTTGCCAAATATCTGCTCTCTTCCTGGCCTCGCTATTCCGGTCGACGCTGCATCCTTCGAAGGTTTCCAGCAAATTGCGCCACACATTCGCCCTATCGATTGGCCTGGCCTTCGGCTACTTTTGCTTTGGTCAGCAGGCAATCCACATTGCCGGATTGCCGGCAATATGTTACATCGTCATCCGCACGCAAGATCCACGCATTGTCCAAAG AGCCGTCCTGCTGGTAGCCATGTGTTATCTGCTGTGCGTACACTTGATGCGCCAGCTTTACGACTACGGATCCTATGCCCTGGACATAACCGGGCCCCTGATGATCATCACTCAGAAGGTAACCAGCCTGGCGTTCAGCATTCACGATGGCTTTGTGCGGGGCGATGAG GAACTCACCAAGGCGCAGCAGTACCATGCCATCCGCAAAATGCCCTCTGCTTTGGAGTACTTCTCCTACGTGTGGCACTTCCAAAGCATCCTAGCCGGTCCTCTCGTTTTCTACAAGGATTACATCGAATTCGTTGAAGGCTACAATTTGCTGAGCACTCCACCAGGCAAT ggAAATCTCGACAACAGTAAGAGAGAAGTAGTGCTGGAACCTTCGCCTACTAAAGCGGTAATACGTAAAGTAGTTGGTAGTCTTGTGTGCGCTTTCATCTTCATGAAGTTCGTGAAAATATATCCCGTGAAAGACATGAAGGAGGATGACTTTATGAACAATACCAGCATGATCTACAAGTACTGGTACGCCATGATGGCTACCACCTGCATACGCTTTAAGTATTATCACGCCTGGCTCCTAGCGGATGCCATATGCAACAACTCAGGTCTAGGTTTCACCGGCTACGATAAGGATGGCAATTCCAAGTGGGACCTGATATCTAACATCAATGTGCTGTCGTTCGAG TTTTCAACGAACATGCGCGATGCCATCAACAACTGGAACTGCGGCACCAACCGCTGGCTGCGAACGCTTGTCTATGAACGGGTGCCCAAGCAGTACGGCACGCTCCTTACCTTCGCCCTCAGCGCCGTCTGGCACGGCTTCTATCCGGGCTACTACCTGACCTTCGCCACCGGCGCTGTCGTTGTGACGGCTGCGCGCACCGGCCGGCGACTCTTCCGTCATCGCTTCCAGAGCACGCAGGTCACGCGAATGTTCTACGACATCCTCACCTGCCTCATCACACGAGTCGTACTGGGCTACGCCACATTCCCATTCGTTCTGCTTGAATTTATG GATATTTCTTCTATTTCTTAG
- the LOC27208799 gene encoding mucin-2: protein MNLSSLFLLALVASVAIGAGSAHRINRPEQEPPKESCQVTTTSPPCETTTPPCARETTTTTCSPTTTTTTTCSPTTTTTTTTTTTTTTTTTTTTTTTTTTTTCSPTTTTTTTTTTTTTTTTTTCSPTTTTTTTTTTTTTTTTTTTTTTTTTTTTTCTPTTTTTTTTTTTTTTTTTTTTTTTTTTTTTTTTTTTTTTTTTTSCETTTTESPEQPPCEPNEPSTPTPSPPSPCEPNEPSTPTPSPPSPCEPNEPSTPTPAPPSPCEPNETTTPPPSPCETTTTTTTTTTTTTTTTTTTTTTTTTTTTTTTTTTTTTCTPTTTTTTTTTTTTTTTTTTTTTTTTTTTTTTTTTTTTTTTTTTTTTSCETTTTESPEQPPCEPNEPSTPTPSPPSPCEPNEPSTPTPAPPSPCEPNETTTPPPSPCETTTTTTTTTTTTTTTTTTTTTTTTTTTTTTTTTTTPCETTTTEAPEQPPCEPNEPSTPTPSPPSPCEPNETTTPPPSPCETTTTTTTTTTTTTTTTTTTTTTTTTTTTTTTTTTTTTTTTTTTTTTCIPATTTTIPQQPPCEPTTTPTPPPCARKTTTTPPPCEETTTPACDTKSDQSGLAQLIPKPIKDLFADSTKATIPIGSSPMCAGRADGSIVQDPNHCRRYYECRAGRRLLRKCRAGLWYDSEAGECLPRSQVLNCPAQRN from the exons ATGAATCTGT CAAGCCTCTTTCTTTTGGCCCTCGTGGCATCAGTCGCTATCGGCGCTGGATCTGCCCACAGAATAAACAGGCCCGAACAGGAGCCCCCAAAGGAGTCGTGCCAGGTTACCACCACAAGCCCGCCGTGTGAGACGACCACTCCACCATGTGCTAGGGAAACCACGACAACAACGTGTTCCCCTACtaccacaacaaccacaacgtGTTCCCCAACTACCacgactacaacaacaactacgacaacaaccacaactacgacaacaacaaccaccaccacaactacgacaacaacgacatgttccccaacaacaacaactaccaccacaacaacaacaacaacgacgacgacgacaacgacatgttccccaacaacaacaactaccaccacaacaacgacaacgaccACTACGACAaccacgacgacgacaacaacaaccaccaccacgacgACAACGTGTACTccaacgacgacaacaaccacTACGACCaccacgacaacaacaacgacgacaaccaccaccacaacaacaacgacgacgacaacaactacTACTACGACAACCacgacgacaacaaccacaacaacaacatcctGCGAAACAACAACGACTGAGTCTCCAGAACAACCCCCCTGTGAGCCCAACGAGCCGTCCACTCCAACTCCATCACCACCCTCTCCCTGTGAGCCCAACGAGCCGTCAACTCCTACTCCATCCCCACCCTCTCCCTGTGAGCCCAACGAGCCATCAACTCCTACTCCAGCCCCACCTTCACCATGTGAGCCTAATGAAACGACAACTCCGCCACCTTCACCTTGTGAGACGACCACCACTacgacaacaaccacaacaacgacgaccaccacgacaacaactacaaccacTACGACCACCACGACAACAACTACGACCACTACCACCACAACGACAACGTGTACTccaacgacgacaacaaccacTACGACCaccacgacaacaacaacgactacaaccaccacaacaacaacgacgacgacaacaactacTACTACGACaaccacgacgacgacgacaacaaccaccacaacaacaacaacatcctGCGAAACAACAACGACTGAGTCTCCAGAACAACCCCCCTGTGAGCCCAACGAGCCGTCAACTCCTACTCCATCACCACCCTCTCCCTGTGAGCCCAACGAGCCATCAACTCCTACTCCAGCCCCACCTTCACCATGTGAGCCTAATGAAACGACAACTCCGCCACCATCACCTTGTGAGACAACCACCACTACAACAACGAcgaccaccacaacaacaacgacgactaccacaacaacgacgaccaccacaacaacaacgacgaccaccactacaacaacaacaccctGTGAAACAACAACGACTGAAGCTCCAGAACAACCCCCCTGTGAGCCCAACGAGCCGTCAACTCCCACTCCATCTCCACCCTCTCCCTGTGAGCCCAACGAGACGACAACTCCGCCTCCTTCACCTTGTGAGACGACAACAACCAcgaccaccacaacaacaaccacgaccaccacaacaacaaccacgactaccacaacaacaaccacgaccaccacaacaacaaccacgactaccacaacaacaaccacgacCACCACAACTACAACATGTataccagcaacaacaaccactatTCCCCAACAGCCACCGTGCGAACCAACAACCACACCAACACCCCCTCCCTGTGCCCGCaagaccaccaccaccccaccTCCGTGCGAAGAGACAACGACACCTGCCTGCGACACTAAGAGTGATCAGAGTGGTCTAGCTCAATTGATTCCCAAGCCAATTAAGGATCTCTTCGCTGATTCGACCAAAGCGACCATCCCGATCGGATCCAGTCCCATGTGCGCTGGTCGCGCGGACGGAAGTATAGTCCAGGACCCGAATCATTGCAGGAGGTACTATGAATGCCGCGCTGGACGTCGGCTGTTGCGCAAGTGCCGCGCCGGTCTGTGGTACGATTCAGAGGCAGGAGAGTGCCTTCCACGTAGCCAGGTGTTGAACTGCCCGGCTCAACGTAACTGA
- the LOC6733810 gene encoding cytochrome c oxidase subunit 7C, mitochondrial, with the protein MLGRSSVIARNFSQSMVRFSGHGGVPGENLPFGLTNKYRITALFTIGCVLGFGSPFLIVRHQLLKK; encoded by the exons ATGTTGGGCCGCAGCAGTGTGATTGCACGCAACTTTTCCCAGTCTATGGTTCGCTTTAGCGGACACGGCGGAGTTCCCGGAGAG AATCTTCCCTTCGGGCTGACGAACAAGTACCGCATCACCGCCCTGTTCACCATCGGCTGTGTCTTGGGCTTCGGATCACCCTTCCTGATCGTCAGGCACCAGCTGCTCAAGAAGTAA
- the LOC27209189 gene encoding cytochrome c oxidase subunit 7C, mitochondrial, whose translation MWPTLRKPIGKFTGPLMRYGSGYPGGSPGANLPFGLDSPMRFTLFYLIAGVVGFGAPFLVIRHQMLRNVTEDPKD comes from the exons ATGTGGCCCACACTTCGTAAACCCATTGGCAAGTTTACCGGGCCGCTGATGCGTTATGGGAGTGGATATCCAGGCGGCTCTCCTGGGGCG AATTTACCCTTTGGCTTGGATAGTCCAATGCGTTTCACACTGTTTTACCTAATTGCGGGTGTCGTGGGCTTTGGGGCTCCGTTCCTAGTGATTCGCCATCAGATGCTTCGTAATGTAACCGAGGATCC CAAGGATTAG
- the LOC6733811 gene encoding protein seele, with translation MLTKALILFGLLALAQGYSFTSREVKCHVCKAVVTELEEAIAKEDPHKMADVSGFRLDAQGNSISKKVRLVKSEMFLTELMEKICEKMDDYLKATYKSNGKFTLLKMIINGQMNPDSSLVDFVQDGDLNKSLGHFCNEVLEDNDEIFVKAFQAEELGNDLDIKICSEQASYCDESPVQEEYDFDGKEEL, from the exons ATGCTGACGAAGGCGCTTATCCTGTTCGGCCTGCTGGCCTTGGCCCAAGGTTACAGCTTCACCTCCCGCGAGGTCAAGTGTCACG TGTGCAAGGCCGTGGTTACGGAACTGGAGGAGGCCATTGCCAAGGAGGACCCCCACAAGATGGCCGATGTCAGTGGATTCCGGCTGGACGCACAGGGAAATTCGATCAGCAAAAAAGTTCGCCTGGTGAAATCTGAGATGTTCCTTACCGAACTGATGGAGAAGATCT GCGAAAAAATGGACGACTACTTGAAGGCAACCTACAAGAGCAACGGGAAATTCACACTCCTCAAGATGATCATCAACGGTCAGATGAACCCCGACTCCTCGTTGGTTGACTTTGTGCAAGATGGCGATCTTAACAAAAGCCTGGGGCACTTCTGCAACGAAGTATTGGAGGACAACGATGAGATCTTCGTTAAAGCCTTCCAGGCAGAAGAGCTCGGCAACGATTTGGACATCAAGATCTGCTCAGAACAAGCGAGCTACTGCGACGAGTCGCCGGTCCAGGAGGAGTATGACTTTGATGGCAAAGAGGAGCTGTAG